A window from Vulcanimicrobium alpinum encodes these proteins:
- a CDS encoding integrase core domain-containing protein: protein MTDNGKVFSSNAFESMMRSIGARHIFTPPYTPRWNGKAERFIQTMLREWAYAVAYRTSDERRDALPAWLRYYNEDRRHTAINYETPASRWAAARKRGA, encoded by the coding sequence ATGACTGACAACGGCAAAGTGTTCAGCTCGAACGCGTTCGAGTCAATGATGAGGTCGATCGGTGCGCGACACATTTTCACGCCGCCCTACACGCCGCGTTGGAACGGCAAAGCGGAGCGCTTCATCCAGACCATGCTGCGCGAGTGGGCGTACGCGGTCGCTTATCGCACCAGCGACGAGCGCCGAGACGCCCTCCCGGCGTGGCTCCGGTACTACAACGAGGACCGCCGGCACACGGCCATCAACTACGAGACCCCCGCCTCACGTTGGGCCGCGGCCCGTAAACGAGGCGCGTAG
- a CDS encoding transposase, with protein MNPPSNGSPPSIERRLSIVETPVQRPTRRRFSVAEKARIVNDADACESGTVGAFLRREGIYSSQLYAWRKERDRGDYDPKEIKARALDRKEAESLKKTNHEQDIEIRRLQRKIARLELLEDIRKKAAGLLNIEYKSPEFDDLDD; from the coding sequence ATGAACCCACCCTCAAACGGTTCGCCGCCGTCGATTGAGCGTCGGCTCTCGATTGTCGAGACGCCGGTTCAGCGGCCGACGCGACGTCGCTTCTCGGTCGCCGAAAAGGCGCGTATTGTGAACGATGCTGATGCCTGCGAGTCGGGTACGGTCGGTGCGTTCTTGCGCCGCGAAGGCATCTACTCTTCGCAGCTGTACGCATGGCGCAAGGAGCGCGATCGCGGCGATTACGATCCAAAGGAAATTAAGGCCCGAGCTCTCGATCGTAAGGAAGCCGAATCGCTCAAGAAAACGAACCACGAGCAAGACATTGAGATACGCAGGTTGCAACGCAAGATCGCGCGCTTGGAGCTTCTCGAAGACATCCGAAAAAAAGCAGCGGGGCTCTTGAACATCGAGTACAAGAGCCCCGAGTTCGACGACCTGGACGACTGA
- a CDS encoding IS3 family transposase — MCATAPERATCLALGVSRSTLRRRRKPAGERALLKTIARRNALSEAERRYVAAVLCCERFADLAVPQVFTRLLDEGTYLCSVSTMYRILRANAQVRERRRLARHPAHEKPRLVANAPRQVLTWDITKLPSSVKGVYFSLLVMIDIFSRYVVGWTIVRRANAEIAAEFIRATLLREGIEPRQAVVHSDRGTEMTAQPVCDLLDKMGVARSYSRPRVSDDNPFIESSFKTLKYQPTFPSAFGSLEDSYAFCSPYFMWYNNEHRHSGIAMLTPAAVHFDQGEAILAARHKTMIAAYALQPHRFAAGAPKLATIPSQVWINESKAADIAA; from the coding sequence CTGTGCGCAACGGCACCCGAACGCGCGACGTGCCTTGCGCTCGGCGTGAGCCGCTCGACGTTACGTCGGCGGCGCAAACCCGCAGGCGAGCGCGCGCTGCTCAAGACGATCGCGCGCCGCAACGCATTGAGCGAAGCCGAGCGCCGGTATGTCGCGGCGGTGTTGTGCTGCGAGCGATTTGCAGACCTTGCCGTGCCGCAAGTCTTCACGCGCCTGCTCGACGAGGGAACGTATCTGTGTTCGGTAAGCACGATGTATCGCATCCTACGAGCAAACGCGCAAGTCCGCGAACGGCGGCGTCTTGCGCGCCATCCCGCGCATGAGAAGCCACGCCTGGTTGCTAACGCGCCGCGACAAGTCTTGACGTGGGATATCACCAAGTTGCCGAGTTCCGTCAAGGGCGTGTACTTTTCGTTGCTCGTGATGATCGACATCTTCAGCCGATACGTCGTCGGCTGGACCATCGTGCGGCGTGCCAACGCCGAGATCGCGGCGGAATTCATTCGTGCGACGCTCCTGCGCGAAGGAATCGAGCCGCGACAAGCCGTCGTTCACAGCGATCGCGGAACCGAGATGACCGCGCAGCCAGTGTGTGATCTTCTCGACAAGATGGGCGTCGCGCGATCCTATAGCCGCCCGCGCGTGAGCGACGACAATCCGTTCATCGAATCGTCGTTCAAGACGCTGAAGTACCAGCCGACGTTTCCATCGGCGTTCGGATCGCTTGAGGACTCGTACGCGTTCTGCTCGCCGTACTTTATGTGGTACAACAACGAGCATCGCCATTCGGGAATTGCGATGTTGACGCCGGCGGCGGTACACTTCGATCAGGGCGAAGCCATCCTCGCCGCGCGTCACAAGACGATGATCGCTGCTTATGCGTTGCAGCCGCATCGCTTTGCCGCTGGCGCGCCAAAACTCGCAACAATTCCGAGCCAAGTCTGGATCAACGAGTCGAAGGCTGCCGACATCGCCGCATGA
- a CDS encoding helix-turn-helix domain-containing protein codes for MHPQARTTPLIRREIVALVQAGEAVAAVARRFKISRPTVYKWLARFAQAGESGLRDRRPVAIRFPTRVRKAVERQIDRLRRTRRLLGWQIAEALSMARSTVIKVLKRLNIARLRDLEPARFTQRYEYRRPGELVHIDIKKIARFERVGHRIHGDRTKCSRHVGYDVIFVAVDDASRRTETRVYTREDATSAADFLRRLAILYV; via the coding sequence ATGCACCCTCAGGCCCGCACGACGCCCCTTATCCGGCGGGAAATTGTCGCTTTGGTTCAGGCCGGTGAGGCCGTTGCCGCGGTGGCTCGGCGCTTCAAGATCAGCCGGCCGACGGTGTACAAGTGGCTTGCCCGCTTTGCGCAGGCCGGAGAGTCTGGTCTGCGCGATCGGCGACCCGTTGCAATTCGCTTTCCGACGCGCGTCCGAAAGGCGGTTGAACGGCAGATCGACCGGCTTCGCCGCACTCGCCGGCTACTCGGTTGGCAAATCGCCGAAGCACTGTCGATGGCGCGCTCGACGGTCATCAAGGTACTCAAGCGGCTCAACATCGCGCGTCTGCGCGACCTCGAGCCGGCCCGCTTTACGCAGCGTTATGAGTATCGCCGACCCGGCGAGCTCGTTCACATTGACATCAAGAAGATCGCACGATTTGAGCGCGTGGGGCACCGCATCCACGGCGATCGCACGAAGTGCTCCAGGCACGTCGGCTACGACGTCATCTTTGTCGCGGTCGACGATGCCAGCCGCCGGACTGAAACACGCGTATACACGCGGGAAGACGCGACCTCGGCCGCAGACTTCTTGCGGCGGCTCGCGATTCTTTATGTGTAG